One genomic window of Methanofastidiosum sp. includes the following:
- a CDS encoding CoB--CoM heterodisulfide reductase subunit B — MKLLPVTEYALYTGCIIPLRYPDIENSIKETMPLLGANVYDMIGAGCCPPGGAFWSVEEISGLVQSARNLSIAESMNKDLMAVCNGCFCYLKNSNVLLKSNQEKREKVNTILNQIGRKYQGTISVYHLVEILHDHIGVEKIRESTKVKLDGAKAAVHYGCHLLRPSDHLMAENPEKPHKLDALVEALGMESVYYPKKLSCCGAGGGMRGNNPDVTLKILEKKLMNIKYSEPDCIVTACPFCFLQFDLGQKGLRDKGEDFCIPVFYYNQLLGLSMGLPKERIASISETPRDGFIKKFYGVD, encoded by the coding sequence ATGAAGTTATTGCCTGTGACTGAATATGCTTTGTATACTGGATGTATTATTCCTTTGAGATACCCCGATATTGAAAATTCCATTAAGGAAACAATGCCGCTTTTGGGGGCAAATGTTTATGATATGATCGGTGCAGGTTGCTGCCCACCTGGAGGGGCTTTCTGGTCAGTTGAAGAAATATCAGGACTTGTGCAGAGTGCAAGAAATTTATCAATAGCTGAATCGATGAATAAAGATCTGATGGCAGTCTGCAATGGATGTTTCTGTTATCTTAAGAATAGTAATGTACTTTTAAAAAGCAATCAGGAAAAGAGAGAAAAAGTTAATACTATTCTGAATCAAATTGGTAGAAAATATCAAGGAACAATTTCTGTATACCATTTAGTAGAAATACTTCATGACCATATAGGTGTTGAAAAAATTAGAGAATCGACTAAGGTTAAGTTAGACGGTGCTAAGGCTGCAGTCCACTATGGATGCCATCTTTTAAGACCGTCAGACCATTTAATGGCTGAAAATCCCGAAAAGCCTCACAAACTTGATGCATTAGTTGAAGCTTTGGGTATGGAGAGTGTATACTACCCAAAGAAACTATCTTGTTGTGGTGCAGGTGGGGGTATGCGAGGGAATAATCCCGATGTCACATTGAAAATCTTAGAAAAGAAACTAATGAATATTAAATACTCTGAACCTGATTGTATTGTCACTGCCTGCCCATTCTGCTTCCTTCAGTTTGATTTAGGACAAAAAGGATTGAGGGATAAAGGGGAGGATTTCTGCATACCTGTTTTCTATTATAACCAACTTTTAGGGCTCTCTATGGGGCTCCCAAAAGAAAGAATTGCTTCAATTTCTGAAACTCCAAGGGATGGATTTATAAAAAAATTTTATGGTGTTGACTGA
- a CDS encoding hydrogenase iron-sulfur subunit produces MKNFEPNIIGFVCNWCTYAGADLAGSSRYSYPPNVKLIRLMCSGRVDPAFILETFARGADGVFVGGCHIPADCHYQQGNFKALKRITMLKKLISDMGIEPERLEIFWISASEGKKFSEVMTSFTERIRELGPNPIRV; encoded by the coding sequence ATGAAAAATTTTGAACCGAATATTATTGGTTTTGTCTGCAACTGGTGCACATACGCTGGTGCTGATCTCGCAGGGTCATCAAGATATAGTTATCCTCCAAATGTCAAATTAATAAGACTCATGTGCTCAGGCAGGGTTGATCCCGCATTTATTCTTGAAACATTTGCTAGAGGTGCTGACGGGGTATTCGTAGGGGGGTGCCATATCCCTGCTGATTGCCATTATCAACAAGGTAACTTTAAAGCTCTAAAAAGAATTACAATGTTAAAAAAATTAATATCTGACATGGGCATAGAGCCAGAGAGATTAGAGATATTCTGGATTTCTGCATCTGAGGGAAAGAAATTCTCAGAAGTCATGACATCATTTACAGAAAGAATAAGAGAATTAGGGCCAAATCCAATTAGAGTATAA
- a CDS encoding hydrogenase maturation protease, which produces MKKIIVLGIGNPYLKDDRIGPKIVEDLEIFFKDKESMVFEVFYSSGIELLDSILDYDSAIFIDSIISNNVGKITYLTLENVLSLPETTSPHSTNFSTMIKLGMKISPDRMPKEILFCAIGISDPFTFSDKFSPILEEYYIEILEELKDKIKELST; this is translated from the coding sequence ATGAAGAAAATAATAGTCCTCGGGATTGGTAATCCATACCTTAAAGATGATAGAATAGGCCCCAAAATAGTTGAAGATTTAGAAATATTTTTCAAAGATAAAGAAAGTATGGTATTTGAAGTTTTCTATTCTTCTGGAATTGAACTGTTAGATTCAATCTTAGATTATGATAGTGCAATATTTATTGATTCTATTATTTCCAATAATGTGGGAAAAATAACTTATCTTACACTAGAGAACGTCTTATCTCTACCTGAGACGACTTCCCCCCATTCTACTAACTTTTCAACAATGATAAAACTGGGTATGAAAATTTCACCTGACAGGATGCCTAAAGAAATACTTTTTTGTGCAATAGGGATAAGTGATCCTTTTACATTTTCAGATAAATTCTCACCGATTCTTGAAGAATACTACATAGAAATATTAGAAGAGCTAAAAGATAAAATAAAGGAGTTATCTACATAG
- a CDS encoding glutaredoxin, protein MDEIDEIRKKKMDDLKERLSGEKKKRVLIEVLALSGCSHCPAAAEMAYRVASQYDNVDVAIVNVATPEGESKARKLGVMGVPAIVINGILAFVGTPQADMIMHDAVRKAM, encoded by the coding sequence ATGGACGAAATAGATGAAATAAGAAAAAAAAAGATGGACGACTTAAAAGAAAGACTATCTGGCGAAAAAAAGAAAAGGGTATTAATTGAAGTTCTCGCTCTTTCTGGATGCTCTCATTGTCCCGCAGCCGCCGAAATGGCCTATAGGGTAGCATCACAATATGATAACGTGGACGTTGCAATCGTTAATGTTGCAACTCCTGAAGGGGAATCAAAAGCAAGAAAACTTGGCGTAATGGGCGTACCGGCAATTGTCATAAATGGAATACTTGCCTTTGTTGGAACCCCTCAAGCAGATATGATAATGCACGATGCGGTCAGAAAAGCTATGTAG
- a CDS encoding flavodoxin family protein, with the protein MKILGICGSPREGNTLFLLKKALETCKELGVETELIHAGLLKIAPCKACGACKDTGTCIQKDDMTPLYEKIRGADGILLASPVYLGGVSAQMKAFMDRTRALRGKFELRNKVGAGISVGGFRNGGQETTLQQIFNFFLIHNSIVVADETTSHYGGVGHGYNAGDCDKDEYGIKTSQNTAKNMVKVLKLIKGEAKEEVKSW; encoded by the coding sequence ATGAAAATATTAGGCATTTGTGGCTCTCCAAGAGAGGGGAACACTTTATTTCTATTGAAGAAGGCACTTGAAACATGTAAAGAACTTGGGGTTGAAACTGAGCTGATACACGCTGGTTTACTTAAAATTGCCCCATGTAAGGCATGTGGAGCATGCAAGGATACTGGAACATGTATCCAAAAAGATGATATGACCCCCCTTTATGAAAAGATAAGGGGTGCTGACGGAATACTACTTGCCTCACCGGTATATTTGGGCGGGGTTTCTGCTCAAATGAAGGCATTTATGGATAGGACAAGGGCTCTAAGGGGAAAATTTGAACTTAGAAACAAGGTAGGTGCTGGGATTTCTGTAGGTGGGTTTAGAAATGGTGGACAAGAAACTACATTGCAACAGATCTTTAATTTCTTCTTGATACATAACTCAATTGTTGTCGCTGACGAAACAACTTCCCACTATGGCGGTGTAGGACACGGTTACAATGCTGGAGATTGTGACAAGGACGAATATGGGATAAAGACTTCACAGAATACAGCTAAAAATATGGTCAAAGTACTAAAGTTGATAAAGGGAGAGGCCAAAGAAGAAGTAAAAAGCTGGTAA
- a CDS encoding DUF1297 domain-containing protein has translation MINQEDIKNILNSYDLENITIGVLGGHSALDISSGVKKYGFKTVAVCQKGREKTYSKYYRSRDGRGCIDEVVVLDSFKDITKKEVQKQLREMNTIFIHNRYFWVYFDFERIENDFFVPIYGTRGLVKLEERDVPKNQYYLLEKAGIRFPRIFSSPEEIDRLVIVKVSEAIRGYERAFFFASSRSEYEQKSEELIEKGIITREALNKAVIEEYILGAQTNFNFFYSNVREELELMGTDTRRQTNLDGILRLPANEQLEVLKYVKPKMIETGHITCTTKESILEKAFEIGEKFVEVTRKEYPPGIIGPFALQGAVASYEGKEEIVIFDVSMRIPGSPGTKFTPHSGYLYGREISYGERIGMELREALEKRSIYSILS, from the coding sequence ATGATAAATCAGGAGGATATAAAGAATATCCTAAACAGTTACGACCTTGAAAACATAACTATCGGTGTATTAGGTGGACATTCCGCATTAGATATTTCAAGTGGTGTAAAGAAATACGGATTTAAAACAGTTGCAGTCTGTCAAAAAGGAAGAGAAAAGACTTATTCAAAATACTACAGATCAAGAGATGGTCGAGGCTGTATCGATGAAGTGGTAGTATTAGACTCATTCAAAGATATTACTAAAAAAGAAGTCCAGAAACAGCTTCGTGAAATGAATACAATTTTTATACACAACAGGTACTTCTGGGTTTACTTCGATTTTGAAAGAATAGAAAATGATTTCTTTGTACCGATATATGGAACAAGAGGTCTTGTAAAACTTGAAGAAAGGGATGTCCCAAAAAACCAGTATTATCTTTTAGAAAAAGCAGGCATAAGATTTCCAAGAATATTCTCATCCCCTGAAGAAATTGATAGACTTGTGATAGTAAAGGTCTCTGAAGCTATAAGAGGATATGAAAGGGCCTTTTTCTTTGCTTCTTCTCGATCTGAGTACGAACAAAAAAGCGAAGAATTAATTGAAAAAGGGATTATTACTAGAGAAGCTTTGAATAAAGCAGTTATTGAAGAATATATTTTGGGGGCCCAGACTAATTTCAATTTCTTCTATTCAAATGTAAGAGAAGAACTAGAGCTTATGGGAACAGATACTAGAAGACAGACAAATCTCGATGGAATACTAAGACTTCCTGCAAATGAACAGCTTGAAGTATTAAAGTATGTTAAACCTAAAATGATTGAAACTGGTCACATTACTTGTACTACTAAAGAAAGTATTTTAGAAAAAGCTTTTGAAATTGGAGAAAAATTTGTTGAGGTTACAAGGAAGGAGTACCCACCAGGCATAATTGGGCCATTTGCACTTCAAGGGGCAGTAGCTTCTTATGAAGGGAAGGAAGAGATTGTCATATTCGATGTTTCAATGAGAATTCCGGGAAGCCCAGGCACAAAATTCACGCCCCATTCAGGTTATCTTTATGGAAGGGAAATAAGCTAT